A stretch of Deinococcus sp. Leaf326 DNA encodes these proteins:
- a CDS encoding NB-ARC domain-containing protein → MLLSTMRRAAPGLFTERGDRLTLQCGSDLADLLGHLQAGRPTQALALYRGPFLAELSPTLFGPELEEWLMDTRESIAEQLWESLVHASEHLAGQGRLEEATTQAEAAWHLSGLPPRDAHDLQRLHRLLTLGNSKIAWRIVREAGELGLDLDADRLPPPEPEPPLPSRVHLPLEVTPFLGHRELLDQIRQTLADPAARLLTIFGMGGAGKSRLALRVAQQARQTYQDQVWWVPLEDVRQPADLLPHTALAMGINVTPRRSALDMITTVLRDRPALLVFDQFEHLEGAAPLLAELLALCPHLKILVTSRRRLSLRAETTFELRGLEVHPRPGERHSDAVALFVGQTRRVRPTSHLTDTDLTHVQAICAFVDGLPLAIELAANWLRMLTPEQILEQLQASLDLLDFPLLDLPERHRNLRVVLEQSWHYLTPRDQEVLAALVVFHGGFTFAAASAVTGATLRDLQSLVDKSMLSVDVTGRFNRHALIAQLARQQLDQDHTRQLLLEERHTAFFLQQSGTGFHNMLDGHRQMAWRTWFHVEYPNLMGALLSAVDRGDFVSAAYQGRNLHREWNNRGVAAMALPIMRSILPHLDGPAHLDVRAWALLTAEALALYSGVPPIGDALAAARETNDEFLLICALYIREYVVQQRGDPAHRAMMAEMYAGVVRTGRPAPLAMTLRRRASVVLSEGDGPAACADLEEGLGLVRRLGPTFIQADLHLLRGQVHALQGELDSAEQCLRSAFHLFTLLGFRPEASTCLSILALVSLFRTGGDPQEALQVAQLWCDQADATFSAQGRFAVRDNVNAQGFVFSVSGRLPEAQACFERDVQAARSYGNRQGELMARLGLGRLALQRRDWILASSVLAAVVSDADAANGHAPARWLALHSLTEAYRHLGEREAGRACWTAARQAGRELGAALPHVVVSPALGPAKEPA, encoded by the coding sequence GTGCTCCTTAGCACGATGCGCCGCGCCGCCCCAGGCCTCTTCACGGAGCGTGGCGACCGTCTGACCCTACAGTGCGGGAGTGACCTCGCCGACCTGCTGGGTCACCTCCAGGCGGGTCGGCCCACGCAGGCCTTAGCGCTGTACCGTGGGCCGTTTCTGGCTGAGCTCTCCCCCACGCTCTTCGGCCCCGAGCTGGAAGAGTGGCTGATGGACACGCGGGAGTCCATCGCTGAACAGCTATGGGAATCGCTGGTCCATGCATCGGAACATCTGGCAGGCCAGGGGCGCTTGGAAGAAGCGACCACCCAAGCGGAAGCGGCGTGGCACCTGTCGGGCCTTCCGCCGCGTGACGCCCATGATCTCCAACGCCTGCACCGCCTGCTGACCCTCGGTAACAGTAAGATCGCCTGGCGAATCGTCCGTGAGGCCGGCGAACTGGGCCTGGACCTAGACGCCGACCGTCTCCCCCCGCCTGAGCCGGAGCCCCCCCTCCCATCCAGGGTCCATCTCCCGTTGGAGGTCACCCCCTTTCTGGGCCACCGTGAACTGCTCGACCAGATTCGCCAGACGCTGGCCGATCCAGCCGCAAGGCTGCTGACGATTTTCGGCATGGGTGGCGCCGGGAAATCCCGCCTGGCCCTGCGGGTCGCCCAACAGGCCCGGCAGACCTACCAGGACCAGGTGTGGTGGGTCCCCCTGGAAGACGTCCGCCAACCGGCTGATCTGCTGCCCCACACGGCGCTGGCCATGGGCATCAACGTGACCCCCCGACGCTCGGCCCTGGACATGATCACTACGGTGCTGCGCGACCGTCCCGCACTCCTCGTGTTCGATCAGTTCGAGCACCTGGAGGGGGCGGCCCCCCTCCTCGCCGAGCTTCTCGCCCTGTGTCCTCACCTGAAGATCCTGGTGACATCACGCCGCCGGCTTTCCCTCCGGGCAGAAACGACCTTCGAGCTTCGTGGACTCGAGGTCCACCCCCGGCCAGGGGAAAGGCACAGTGACGCCGTCGCCCTCTTCGTCGGGCAGACTCGTCGGGTCCGGCCGACATCCCACCTGACCGACACGGATCTAACCCACGTCCAGGCGATTTGCGCGTTTGTCGACGGCCTACCCCTAGCGATTGAGCTGGCGGCCAACTGGCTGCGGATGCTCACCCCAGAGCAGATTCTGGAGCAACTGCAGGCCAGTTTGGATCTTCTGGACTTCCCCCTGCTGGACCTGCCGGAGCGCCACCGAAATCTCCGGGTGGTTCTCGAGCAGAGCTGGCACTACCTAACCCCCCGAGACCAGGAAGTGCTCGCCGCGCTGGTCGTCTTCCACGGCGGGTTCACATTCGCCGCGGCGTCCGCCGTGACCGGTGCCACGCTCCGTGACCTGCAGTCTCTGGTCGACAAATCCATGCTGAGTGTGGATGTCACCGGCCGGTTCAACCGTCACGCCCTGATTGCTCAGCTCGCTCGCCAGCAACTGGATCAGGACCATACTCGGCAACTTCTGTTGGAAGAGCGGCATACAGCGTTTTTCCTTCAACAGTCCGGCACAGGCTTCCACAACATGCTGGATGGGCACCGGCAGATGGCATGGCGGACCTGGTTCCACGTGGAATATCCAAACCTCATGGGGGCATTGCTGAGCGCGGTAGATCGGGGCGACTTCGTCTCTGCGGCCTATCAGGGGCGAAATCTGCACCGGGAGTGGAACAACCGGGGAGTGGCCGCCATGGCTCTGCCGATCATGCGCTCCATCCTGCCCCACCTGGACGGGCCAGCACACCTCGACGTGCGCGCGTGGGCCCTCCTGACCGCAGAAGCGCTGGCGCTCTACAGCGGTGTTCCGCCCATCGGAGACGCGCTGGCGGCCGCCAGAGAAACGAACGACGAGTTCCTGCTGATCTGTGCCCTCTACATCCGGGAGTATGTCGTGCAGCAGCGGGGGGACCCGGCCCACCGCGCCATGATGGCGGAAATGTATGCCGGAGTGGTGCGGACCGGGCGACCCGCCCCACTGGCCATGACTCTGAGACGGCGCGCCAGCGTGGTCCTCTCCGAGGGGGATGGCCCAGCGGCCTGCGCCGATCTCGAGGAGGGCTTAGGCCTCGTTAGGCGTCTGGGGCCGACCTTTATCCAGGCGGACCTGCACCTGCTGAGGGGGCAGGTGCATGCCTTACAAGGGGAACTGGACTCGGCCGAGCAGTGCCTGCGCTCTGCGTTCCATCTGTTCACCCTGCTGGGCTTTCGGCCGGAGGCGAGCACCTGCCTGAGCATCCTAGCCCTCGTCAGCCTCTTCAGGACTGGGGGAGACCCACAGGAGGCCCTGCAGGTGGCTCAGTTGTGGTGCGACCAGGCCGACGCGACCTTCAGTGCCCAGGGCCGGTTTGCGGTGCGGGACAACGTGAATGCTCAGGGATTTGTCTTTAGCGTGTCAGGGCGTCTCCCGGAAGCTCAGGCGTGCTTCGAGCGTGACGTTCAGGCGGCCAGAAGTTATGGGAACCGTCAGGGTGAACTTATGGCTCGCCTAGGCCTGGGTCGTCTGGCACTCCAGCGCCGCGACTGGATATTGGCCTCCAGCGTCCTGGCTGCGGTCGTCAGCGATGCCGATGCCGCGAACGGCCACGCCCCAGCACGCTGGTTGGCCCTCCACAGCCTGACCGAGGCCTACCGGCACCTCGGGGAGCGGGAAGCCGGACGCGCCTGCTGGACAGCTGCGCGGCAGGCGGGTCGAGAACTGGGTGCTGCTCTTCCACACGTCGTGGTTAGCCCAGCTCTCGGTCCTGCGAAAGAGCCGGCATAA
- a CDS encoding transposase → MLRQHALKTAQDWWRASPHXRPRLELLVDLTSLEKTGQFAELADWVHTYHGARGVHLVVLYLCCGELRLPWAFQIWRGKGKASPAQLALKLLRTVPATXLKGNRRPRLHADGGFESAEFIRGVLAHGLDIVVGVRCSRKLEAGRQVRDLISRVPSSFGVSSPMAWTSWSECAALGNWRLGGRSVT, encoded by the coding sequence GTGTTGCGTCAGCACGCCCTCAAGACCGCGCAGGACTGGTGGCGAGCGTCACCCCATCMGCGTCCCCGGCTGGAACTGCTGGTCGACCTGACGAGCTTGGAAAAGACCGGCCAGTTCGCTGAACTGGCCGATTGGGTCCACACTTACCACGGYGCCCGGGGGGTCCACCTGGTYGTRCTGTACCTGTGCTGCGGGGAGCTGCGGCTCCCTTGGGCTTTTCARATCTGGCGAGGGAAGGGCAAGGCGTCCCCCGCCCAACTCGCCCTGAAGTTGCTTCGGACCGTCCCAGCCACGTSACTGAAGGGCAACCGTCGGCCCCGTCTGCATGCAGACGGGGGGTTCGARAGTGCCGAGTTCATTCGGGGTGTCCTCGCCCATGGCTTGGACATCGTGGTCGGAGTGCGCTGCTCTCGGAAACTGGAGGCTGGGCGGCAGGTCCGTGACCTGATTTCGAGAGTGCCGAGTTCATTCGGGGTGTCCTCGCCCATGGCTTGGACATCRTGGTCGGAGTGCGCTGCTCTCGGAAACTGGAGGCTGGGCGGCAGGTCCGTGACCTGA
- a CDS encoding transposase — protein sequence MLTAQFHVLADSGFSSIALLNGLSALGLTFSVGMKRSRQTVEGQALYEITSQQRRVRLQGLPDLDLWVYWIWLPANQKGERIQRFVITNRQRHPQTVRTFGRRRWKIEALFKTLKSRFALGKFAQKTKQGVCRFLCLSFACFLLCHLEYLNQDESGTEESVPDGGELAERLKWTLVGWVRLVEIELERAAILAVLDEQRRDAT from the coding sequence TTGCTCACAGCGCAGTTCCATGTCCTCGCTGACTCTGGATTCAGCAGCATTGCCCTTCTGAATGGCCTCAGTGCGTTGGGACTGACCTTCTCGGTCGGGATGAAACGGAGTCGGCAGACGGTGGAGGGTCAGGCCCTTTACGAGATCACAAGCCAGCAGCGCCGAGTCCGGCTTCAAGGGCTGCCTGACCTTGACCTCTGGGTCTACTGGATCTGGCTCCCAGCGAACCAGAAAGGCGAACGGATTCAGCGATTCGTGATCACGAATCGCCAGCGTCATCCCCAGACTGTCCGGACGTTTGGGCGTCGCCGCTGGAAGATCGAAGCTCTCTTTAAAACGCTCAAAAGTCGTTTTGCTCTGGGAAAATTCGCTCAGAAGACCAAACAAGGGGTCTGTCGTTTCCTCTGTCTCAGCTTCGCCTGTTTCTTACTCTGCCACCTGGAGTACCTCAATCAGGATGAATCGGGCACGGAGGAATCCGTGCCCGATGGGGGCGAACTCGCTGAGCGACTCAAATGGACGCTGGTCGGCTGGGTGCGCCTTGTCGAGATCGAGCTTGAGAGGGCTGCCATTTTAGCTGTCCTGGACGAACAAAGACGCGATGCCACTTAA
- a CDS encoding recombinase zinc beta ribbon domain-containing protein codes for MRSISTLTSQRNAQQTYMLRSLMRCSSCRCSYIGTFDHRKKAFTYRCSGRTHRSVRAGLPSCKSPNIKGPPVNAQIWQRITDV; via the coding sequence ATGCGGAGCATCAGTACCCTCACGTCCCAGCGCAACGCCCAGCAGACGTATATGCTCAGGAGCTTGATGCGGTGCAGTTCCTGTAGGTGCTCTTACATAGGAACCTTCGATCACCGTAAAAAGGCGTTCACGTACCGGTGTAGCGGGCGCACGCACCGATCCGTCAGAGCTGGACTGCCGAGCTGCAAGTCGCCGAACATCAAGGGGCCTCCTGTCAATGCACAGATCTGGCAGCGAATCACGGACGTCTGA
- a CDS encoding RCC1 domain-containing protein yields MRRQLLPLLLPTLVLAACGQTPATLPTATAPGATTPSTPTQQALPGVFQIDFNGVGTDTPTTRIQSIQASDLSAQGLVSAPDQFSFSPVSIQTFTSVATGVRHVRVTYKVTNNTGQTLRNPKFVAVVPQGSTTDTVFTNVRYFDDSDASAAIRKLTLVQGQNLNSSTDTAVADPQANPLLTGLDISTVDTTGKGIKTLTQTGWWLLSPSASGRDVLMAPGDTARIVFGVNVPLTAAANGGAAKDPFSFSLNVTAVQDAAPAVAMNSAVKQWDKVSQTFWNYVRFPTRTYTDNGATITRSLPAYYDVSTLDGSTTAKVLCGGDANMSVTSISTASFPNRWRVQLFSLGEHTLKVFEGTSCATGSTLLLSQTVTGVGTSETSIAGGGFYSLALRADGSVQSCGRNNAGQLGDGTTTDRSFPGTVSGLSGITSIAVGLGASYGLALKADGTVQSWGGNDTGQLGDGTTTQRNTPVTVSGLSDIVSIAAGYRHNLALKADGTAQSWGSNSNGQLGDGTTTQRNTPVDIKGLNGITSIAGGNNYSLTLRADGTVQTWGYNNYGQLGDGTTTERSLPVTVSGLGGVISIATGESHSLALKADGTIQSWGYNLQGQLGDGTSTSRTRPVTVSGVSGIMRIVAGQYHSMALRTDGTIQGWGYNASGELGDGTTNRRGTSVTVTGLSGVTDIAAGGNHSLALKADGTVQTWGLNLMGQLGDGTKTDRTTPGPVGGLSGVAQPTP; encoded by the coding sequence ATGCGCCGACAGCTCCTCCCGTTGCTGCTCCCCACCCTCGTCCTCGCTGCCTGCGGGCAGACGCCCGCCACCCTGCCAACCGCGACCGCTCCAGGGGCCACGACGCCGAGCACGCCCACGCAGCAGGCCCTTCCTGGCGTCTTCCAGATCGACTTCAATGGGGTAGGCACAGACACCCCCACGACTCGCATCCAATCCATTCAAGCGAGTGATCTGAGCGCTCAGGGCCTGGTCAGTGCGCCGGACCAGTTCAGCTTCTCGCCAGTCTCTATTCAGACTTTTACGAGCGTCGCCACAGGGGTCCGGCATGTCCGCGTCACCTACAAGGTCACGAACAACACCGGCCAGACCCTACGCAACCCGAAGTTCGTGGCCGTGGTTCCCCAAGGCAGTACCACCGACACCGTCTTCACGAACGTGCGCTACTTTGACGACTCGGACGCCAGTGCAGCCATCCGTAAGCTCACCCTTGTTCAGGGCCAGAACCTCAACTCTTCGACCGATACTGCGGTCGCAGATCCACAGGCGAATCCTCTGCTGACCGGCCTCGATATCAGCACGGTGGATACGACGGGCAAAGGCATCAAGACCCTGACCCAGACGGGTTGGTGGCTCCTGTCCCCGTCAGCCTCTGGAAGGGACGTCCTGATGGCGCCTGGCGACACGGCCCGCATCGTCTTTGGCGTCAATGTGCCTTTGACTGCTGCGGCTAATGGCGGCGCGGCCAAGGACCCCTTCAGCTTCTCCCTCAATGTCACCGCTGTGCAAGATGCTGCGCCGGCAGTCGCAATGAATTCCGCAGTCAAACAGTGGGACAAGGTGAGCCAGACCTTCTGGAACTACGTGAGGTTCCCGACGCGGACCTACACCGACAACGGTGCAACCATCACACGGAGTCTGCCGGCCTATTACGATGTCAGCACGCTGGACGGCTCAACCACCGCGAAGGTGCTGTGTGGTGGCGACGCGAATATGAGCGTGACGAGTATCAGTACGGCGAGTTTCCCGAACCGGTGGCGGGTACAGCTCTTCTCGCTGGGGGAGCACACACTCAAGGTATTCGAGGGGACGAGTTGTGCAACTGGGAGCACACTGCTCCTGAGTCAGACCGTGACCGGTGTCGGAACAAGTGAAACCAGTATTGCTGGGGGCGGCTTTTACAGTCTGGCATTGAGAGCGGACGGGAGCGTCCAAAGCTGTGGCAGAAACAACGCTGGCCAACTGGGAGACGGCACTACTACAGACCGCAGTTTCCCCGGCACCGTAAGTGGCTTGAGCGGGATTACCAGCATCGCTGTGGGGCTCGGCGCCTCATACGGTCTAGCGCTCAAGGCAGACGGAACGGTACAAAGCTGGGGTGGGAACGATACCGGGCAGCTGGGGGACGGCACTACCACCCAGCGAAATACGCCCGTCACGGTTAGCGGCCTCTCCGACATCGTGAGTATCGCTGCGGGTTACCGGCATAATTTGGCGTTGAAGGCAGATGGCACTGCTCAAAGCTGGGGCAGTAACAGTAACGGTCAATTGGGTGACGGTACCACGACCCAGCGGAATACACCCGTCGACATCAAGGGCCTGAATGGGATTACAAGCATCGCTGGGGGTAACAATTATAGTCTCACGTTGAGGGCGGACGGGACCGTCCAAACCTGGGGGTATAACAACTATGGACAACTGGGAGATGGCACCACCACCGAACGCAGCCTCCCCGTCACCGTGAGTGGTCTGGGTGGGGTGATCAGTATTGCTACAGGCGAATCCCACAGTCTGGCATTAAAGGCGGATGGGACCATCCAAAGCTGGGGCTATAACCTGCAAGGGCAATTGGGAGACGGCACCAGCACCAGTCGGACGAGGCCAGTCACGGTAAGTGGTGTGAGCGGGATCATGCGTATCGTTGCGGGTCAGTATCACAGCATGGCGTTGAGGACGGATGGGACCATCCAAGGCTGGGGCTATAACGCCTCTGGGGAACTGGGGGACGGCACGACCAATAGGCGGGGAACGTCGGTCACGGTGACCGGCTTGAGCGGGGTCACGGACATCGCTGCGGGCGGTAATCACAGCTTGGCGTTGAAGGCGGATGGCACCGTCCAAACCTGGGGTCTTAACTTGATGGGACAATTGGGGGACGGTACTAAGACTGATCGGACGACCCCTGGTCCTGTAGGCGGTTTGAGTGGGGTTGCACAGCCAACCCCATGA
- a CDS encoding IS5 family transposase — translation MVDQLVPNELWTLVEPVFPAPPARPRGGRQRQSYRQTFAGILYLLRWGLPWRQLPVALGLGSGRTCERRFDEWQREGVWMRLWRILLDYAQGHECLDWSRSALDSISIPAPRGGSHTGPNPTDRGKAGSKLHLLIDGQGLPLALSLSGANVHDSKQLEATVDAVPGVRNGRRGRPRRRPTKLYADKGDDFGRCRRALTHRRIVPRIARRGVESSSTLXRHRWRVERTLSWLVSSRKLAVRRERNAAAFLGLAQLACALIVWRRTCGALSAPEVA, via the coding sequence ATGGTCGATCAACTGGTGCCGAACGAACTCTGGACGCTCGTCGAGCCCGTATTTCCTGCGCCGCCTGCGCGGCCCAGAGGAGGTCGCCAACGACAGTCCTACCGCCAGACGTTCGCAGGCATCCTCTATCTCCTGCGGTGGGGTCTGCCTTGGCGTCAGTTGCCGGTGGCCTTGGGGCTGGGCAGCGGACGGACCTGCGAGCGTCGCTTCGACGAGTGGCAACGTGAGGGCGTGTGGATGCGCCTGTGGCGCATCCTGCTCGACTATGCGCAGGGACACGAATGCCTCGACTGGTCCCGCTCTGCGCTGGACTCCATCAGCATTCCCGCACCCCGTGGCGGATCGCACACCGGACCCAACCCCACAGATCGGGGGAAGGCCGGCAGCAAGCTGCACCTTCTCATTGACGGTCAGGGCCTCCCCCTCGCTCTCAGTCTGTCTGGCGCGAACGTCCAYGACTCGAAGCAACTGGAAGCGACCGTCGATGCGGTTCCTGGGGTGCGCAACGGACGGCGAGGTCGGCCCCGACGACGGCCGACCAAGCTCTATGCCGACAAGGGCGACGACTTTGGCCGCTGTCGCCGTGCCCTGACTCACCGGAGGATTGTGCCGCGTATTGCTCGACGAGGGGTGGAGTCGAGCTCCACCCTGGRTCGGCATCGGTGGCGAGTGGAACGGACACTGAGCTGGCTGGTGTCCTCCCGCAAGCTCGCGGTCAGGAGGGAAAGAAACGCAGCCGCGTTCCTCGGGTTGGCCCAACTCGCCTGTGCCCTGATCGTCTGGCGACGGACGTGCGGGGCGCTCAGCGCCCCGGAGGTTGCGTGA